A single genomic interval of Bradyrhizobium japonicum USDA 6 harbors:
- a CDS encoding ATP-binding response regulator encodes MAEQDDVLHLIDDTGTAPEDQNARKWKIAVIDDDPAVHDGTRFALSDYSLNGQGLEILSAHSAAEGRKLMAAHGDIAAVLLDVIMETDVAGLELVEFIRNELKNETVRIILRTGQPGQAPERRVIVQYDINDYKAKTELTADKLFTSLTAALRSYQQLERMVQTRRGLEIIIDAASTLYDFKSMQRLAEGVLTQLASLLNVDCAGILVLRDNGGVDPELSVLAGSGCYSRFIGTTSSKALDPDLRTMVEAAFQGRKNEFADHRSVIYLRTGSGREVVVLLQAERELSETDRSLVEIFSSRLSIAFDNVILYQQLQDANTQLEDRVAQRTRALMQANRRLSAQWLRLQRANGFKNEILGTVAHDLKNPLGVILGRTEMLKELISTGASSDGVVAQVDHIRDATKRLTTMVDHLISDAMADAFDITIRREPVDVAALVKEVADANQPLAVNKQQAIHVTAPPNIVTMCDTDRIREAIDNLISNAIKYSPIGGRITVAVTHEASDTVVRVSDEGAGLSPEDLGRLFGRFQRLSAKPTAGESSTGLGLSIVKRIIDMHGGEVTAESDGPGKGSTFTITLPATELP; translated from the coding sequence ATGGCCGAACAGGACGATGTCCTCCACCTGATCGACGATACCGGTACCGCACCGGAGGACCAGAACGCACGGAAGTGGAAGATCGCCGTCATCGACGACGATCCCGCCGTGCATGACGGCACCCGCTTCGCGCTGTCCGACTACAGCCTCAACGGCCAGGGGCTGGAGATCCTCTCCGCCCATTCCGCGGCGGAAGGTCGCAAGCTGATGGCCGCGCATGGCGATATCGCCGCCGTGCTGCTCGACGTCATCATGGAGACCGATGTCGCCGGCCTCGAACTGGTCGAGTTCATCCGCAACGAGCTCAAGAACGAGACCGTACGTATCATCCTGCGCACGGGACAGCCCGGCCAGGCGCCGGAGCGGCGCGTGATCGTCCAGTACGACATCAACGACTACAAGGCCAAGACCGAGCTCACCGCCGACAAGCTGTTCACCTCGCTGACCGCGGCGCTGCGCTCCTATCAGCAGCTCGAGCGCATGGTGCAGACGCGGCGCGGGCTCGAGATCATCATCGATGCCGCCTCGACGCTGTACGACTTCAAGTCGATGCAGCGGCTCGCCGAGGGCGTGCTGACCCAGCTCGCCTCGCTGCTCAATGTCGATTGCGCCGGCATATTGGTCCTGCGCGACAATGGCGGCGTGGACCCCGAGCTCTCCGTGCTCGCCGGCAGCGGCTGCTACAGCCGCTTCATCGGCACGACCTCGTCGAAGGCGCTCGACCCCGATCTGCGGACGATGGTGGAAGCCGCGTTCCAGGGCCGCAAGAACGAATTCGCCGACCACCGCAGCGTGATCTATCTGCGGACCGGCTCAGGCCGCGAGGTGGTGGTGCTGCTGCAGGCCGAGCGCGAGCTGTCCGAGACCGACCGCTCGCTGGTCGAGATCTTCTCCAGCCGGCTCTCGATCGCCTTCGACAACGTCATCCTCTACCAGCAGCTCCAGGACGCCAACACGCAGCTCGAGGACCGCGTCGCCCAGCGCACCCGCGCGCTGATGCAGGCCAACCGCCGCCTCTCGGCGCAATGGCTGCGGCTGCAGCGCGCCAACGGCTTCAAGAACGAGATTCTCGGCACCGTCGCCCACGATCTCAAGAACCCGCTCGGCGTCATCCTCGGCCGTACCGAGATGTTGAAGGAGCTGATCTCGACCGGCGCCTCGTCCGACGGCGTGGTCGCCCAGGTCGATCACATCCGCGATGCCACGAAGCGCCTGACCACGATGGTCGATCATCTGATCTCGGACGCGATGGCCGATGCCTTCGACATCACCATCCGCCGCGAGCCGGTCGACGTCGCGGCACTGGTAAAAGAGGTCGCCGACGCCAACCAGCCGCTCGCGGTCAACAAGCAGCAGGCCATCCACGTCACGGCGCCACCCAACATCGTCACCATGTGCGACACCGACCGCATCCGCGAGGCGATCGACAATCTGATCAGCAACGCCATCAAATACTCACCGATCGGCGGCAGGATCACCGTCGCCGTCACCCATGAAGCCAGCGATACCGTCGTCCGCGTCAGCGACGAGGGCGCCGGCCTGTCGCCGGAGGATCTCGGCCGCCTGTTCGGCCGGTTCCAGCGGCTGTCGGCCAAACCGACCGCGGGCGAGAGCTCGACGGGGCTTGGGCTTTCCATCGTCAAGCGTATTATCGACATGCATGGCGGCGAGGTGACGGCTGAGAGCGACGGTCCCGGCAAGGGATCGACCTTCACCATCACCCTGCCCGCGACCGAGTTGCCGTGA
- a CDS encoding cytochrome c biogenesis CcdA family protein has protein sequence MLELVFAVLAGILTIAAPCTLPMLPILLGASIGRVGHLRPAMIALGFVISFSATALLLGAITRLFDFDPNVLREAASVLLLGFGLLMLWPAPFEWLSIRLNGWLDLGNAGAVQREGALGGLVLGTTLGLVWTPCAGPVLGSILTLVATSKNASWAGVLLIAYAVGAAIPMLAIAYGGQAATTRVRSLARISPRLQQGFGVVVIAFAIAAYFQYDTLIVAWLTGFYPTGQIGL, from the coding sequence ATGCTCGAACTTGTCTTCGCCGTCCTTGCCGGCATCCTGACCATCGCCGCGCCCTGCACGCTGCCGATGCTGCCGATCCTGCTCGGCGCCTCGATCGGGCGGGTGGGGCACTTGCGGCCCGCGATGATCGCGCTCGGCTTCGTCATCTCGTTCTCGGCGACCGCGCTGCTGTTGGGCGCGATCACGCGGCTGTTCGATTTCGATCCGAACGTGCTGCGCGAGGCCGCGTCGGTCCTGCTGCTCGGCTTCGGCCTGTTGATGCTGTGGCCGGCGCCGTTCGAATGGCTCTCGATCCGGCTCAATGGCTGGCTCGATCTCGGCAATGCCGGCGCCGTGCAGCGCGAGGGCGCGCTCGGCGGCCTCGTGCTCGGCACCACGCTTGGCCTGGTCTGGACGCCCTGCGCCGGTCCCGTGCTCGGCTCGATCCTGACGCTGGTCGCGACGTCGAAGAACGCCAGCTGGGCCGGCGTGCTGCTGATTGCCTATGCCGTCGGCGCAGCGATCCCGATGCTCGCAATCGCCTATGGCGGACAGGCTGCGACCACGCGGGTGCGCAGCCTCGCGCGGATCTCGCCGCGGCTGCAGCAGGGCTTTGGTGTCGTCGTGATCGCCTTCGCGATCGCGGCCTATTTCCAATACGACACGCTGATCGTGGCGTGGCTCACCGGATTCTATCCCACCGGCCAGATCGGCCTCTGA
- the ugpB gene encoding sn-glycerol-3-phosphate ABC transporter substrate-binding protein UgpB, producing the protein MISASRLLRIVAAFIVLAMPLQARAATDIALWHAMSGELGRQLEKLAADFNASQSDYRIVPAYKGNYTETVTAAIFAFRSRSQPAIVQVNEVATATMTAAKGAIYPVFTMMRDMNEPFSLGDYLPAVSGYYTDAAGNLLSFPFNSSTPILYYNKTMFRDAGLDPETPPRTWPELGLAAKRLRDRGAACGFTTSWPSWIHIENFSAFHNLPLATRTNGFAGLDAELTINNPVVVQHIAQLAEWQKDKVFDYGGRGQSAEPRFQKGECGIFIGSSATRADIKANSKFDIGYGMMPYWPDVKNAPQNSIIGGATLWVLRDRPRQEYKGVARFFAYLSQPGVQAAWHQNTGYLPITRAAFELTRAQGFYERNPGSAISFEEITLHPPTENSKGIRLGSFVLIRGAIEDELEQAFTGQKGAQAALDAAVERGNKLLRQFERASPDR; encoded by the coding sequence GTGATTTCAGCATCGCGTCTTTTGCGGATCGTCGCCGCTTTCATCGTCCTCGCAATGCCTCTTCAGGCGCGCGCCGCCACCGACATCGCGCTGTGGCACGCCATGTCCGGCGAGCTCGGCCGGCAGCTCGAGAAGCTCGCCGCCGACTTCAACGCCTCGCAATCCGATTACCGCATCGTGCCTGCTTACAAGGGCAACTACACCGAGACCGTGACGGCGGCGATCTTCGCCTTCCGCTCGCGCAGCCAGCCCGCGATCGTCCAGGTCAACGAGGTCGCGACCGCCACCATGACCGCGGCCAAGGGCGCGATCTATCCCGTGTTCACCATGATGCGGGACATGAACGAGCCGTTCTCGCTGGGCGATTACCTTCCCGCAGTCTCCGGCTATTACACCGATGCGGCCGGCAATCTGTTGTCCTTCCCGTTCAATTCCTCGACGCCGATCCTCTATTACAACAAGACCATGTTCCGCGACGCCGGCCTCGATCCGGAGACGCCGCCGAGGACATGGCCCGAGCTTGGGCTTGCCGCAAAACGCCTGCGCGACCGCGGCGCGGCCTGCGGCTTCACCACCTCCTGGCCGTCCTGGATCCACATCGAGAATTTCTCCGCCTTCCACAATCTGCCGCTCGCGACGCGGACCAATGGCTTTGCGGGACTGGATGCCGAGCTGACCATCAATAACCCGGTCGTCGTGCAACACATCGCCCAGCTCGCCGAGTGGCAGAAGGACAAGGTGTTCGACTACGGCGGCCGCGGCCAGTCGGCCGAGCCGCGCTTCCAGAAGGGCGAATGCGGCATCTTCATCGGCTCCTCGGCGACGCGGGCCGACATCAAGGCGAATTCGAAGTTCGATATCGGCTACGGCATGATGCCGTACTGGCCCGATGTGAAGAACGCGCCGCAAAACTCGATCATCGGCGGCGCCACGCTGTGGGTGCTGCGCGACCGCCCGCGCCAGGAATACAAGGGCGTGGCGCGGTTCTTCGCCTATCTGTCGCAGCCCGGCGTGCAGGCCGCCTGGCACCAGAACACCGGTTATCTGCCGATCACCCGCGCCGCTTTCGAGCTGACCCGCGCGCAGGGGTTTTACGAGCGCAATCCGGGCTCAGCGATCTCGTTCGAGGAGATCACGCTGCATCCGCCGACGGAGAATTCGAAGGGCATCCGGCTCGGCTCCTTCGTGCTGATCCGCGGCGCGATCGAGGACGAGCTGGAGCAGGCTTTTACCGGCCAGAAGGGCGCGCAGGCTGCGCTCGATGCCGCGGTCGAGCGCGGCAACAAGCTGCTGCGCCAGTTCGAGCGCGCCAGTCCGGACCGGTAG
- a CDS encoding sensor histidine kinase codes for MLRAVPIRWRILSIAALNSAVVVVLVGLIWNGTQVLGSAWGDVRQVRESDRILALLESETGRLHNLIHRYINQPSPDLFAEILLLREAVLGTLTDRAAKDPMLSGSVEELERTTDRFLNGFGELRSVQATIAKTYEEQVQGPARDMAGLYSIIEGATGHRDALIWPSLGKSREAFTAMLVAANSYYLSLSPGAADDARRNTETIEKTIPVMIDLADNDLQRMALQRLGTRTMALREGFAKLSEQLTSRTELLRNTIDASQAEAIGAIDDLSTKMRQREQKAQETFDRTLADISRRVLSIAVIFLGIILTAGVLIALSIRLPLQQIMTAMRAITLGDLDREVQGTKARDEVGAMARAVEVFRENAIAKRETEDELRASKEKAESALLELNTAQQNLIDAERLAALGGLVAGVAHEVNNPIGISLTVASSFARRTEIFEAQLKGDGGLRRSQLEEFVQSSRDASQQLVANLTRAGELIQSFKQVAVDRSHAERRQFSLSEATDQIIASLRPVLKRSPITLQADVPEGLLLDGYPGSYGQILTNLFLNAANHAFADGRAGTITISARPRGTDDIEIIFADDGAGMTPDVQRQAFDPFFTTRRNEGGTGLGLHIVYNLVTQQLGGRMMLESKLGQGTTFRIIMPRVAKGGAQSTETDGTSQWPNRTMSST; via the coding sequence ATGCTCCGCGCGGTGCCGATCCGCTGGCGCATCCTGTCGATCGCGGCGCTGAACTCGGCCGTGGTCGTGGTGCTGGTGGGGCTGATCTGGAACGGCACGCAGGTGCTGGGCTCGGCCTGGGGCGACGTCCGCCAGGTGCGCGAGTCCGACCGCATCCTGGCGCTGCTCGAGAGCGAGACCGGGCGCCTGCACAATCTGATCCACCGCTACATCAACCAGCCGAGCCCGGACCTGTTCGCCGAAATCCTGCTGCTGCGCGAGGCGGTGCTGGGCACGCTGACCGACCGTGCCGCCAAGGACCCGATGCTGTCGGGCTCGGTCGAGGAGCTGGAGCGCACCACCGACCGCTTCCTCAACGGCTTCGGCGAGCTGCGCAGCGTGCAGGCGACCATCGCCAAGACCTATGAGGAGCAGGTGCAGGGCCCGGCCAGGGACATGGCCGGTCTCTATTCCATCATCGAGGGCGCCACCGGCCATCGCGACGCCCTGATCTGGCCCTCGCTCGGCAAGTCCCGCGAGGCCTTCACCGCGATGCTGGTGGCCGCCAACTCCTACTATCTGTCGCTCTCGCCCGGTGCCGCCGACGATGCGCGCCGCAACACCGAGACGATCGAGAAGACCATCCCGGTCATGATCGATCTCGCCGACAACGACCTGCAGCGCATGGCGCTGCAACGGCTCGGGACCCGCACCATGGCGCTGCGCGAGGGTTTCGCGAAACTCTCCGAGCAGCTGACGAGCCGCACCGAATTGCTGCGCAACACCATCGACGCCAGCCAGGCCGAGGCGATCGGCGCCATCGACGACCTCTCCACCAAGATGCGCCAGCGCGAGCAGAAGGCGCAGGAGACGTTTGATCGTACCCTGGCCGATATCTCGCGGCGGGTGCTGTCGATCGCGGTGATCTTCCTCGGCATCATCCTCACCGCCGGCGTGTTGATCGCGCTGTCGATCCGCCTGCCGCTGCAGCAGATCATGACCGCGATGCGCGCGATCACGCTCGGCGACCTCGACCGCGAGGTGCAGGGCACCAAGGCACGCGACGAGGTCGGCGCCATGGCGCGCGCGGTCGAGGTATTCCGCGAGAACGCGATCGCGAAGCGCGAGACCGAGGACGAGCTGCGCGCGTCCAAGGAGAAGGCCGAGAGCGCGCTGCTCGAGCTCAACACCGCGCAGCAGAATTTGATCGACGCCGAACGGCTGGCGGCGCTCGGCGGCCTCGTCGCCGGCGTCGCGCACGAGGTCAACAACCCGATCGGCATCAGCCTGACCGTCGCTTCGAGTTTTGCCCGGCGCACCGAGATCTTCGAAGCCCAGCTCAAGGGCGACGGCGGCCTGCGCCGCTCGCAGCTGGAGGAGTTCGTGCAGTCCTCGCGCGATGCCTCGCAGCAGCTCGTCGCCAACCTCACCCGCGCCGGCGAGCTGATCCAGTCGTTCAAGCAGGTCGCGGTCGACCGTTCGCATGCCGAGCGGCGGCAGTTCTCACTCAGCGAAGCTACCGACCAGATCATCGCCAGCCTGCGTCCTGTCCTGAAGCGCTCGCCGATCACGCTCCAGGCCGACGTGCCCGAGGGGCTCCTGCTCGACGGCTATCCCGGCTCCTACGGCCAGATCCTGACCAACCTTTTCCTCAACGCCGCCAACCACGCCTTTGCCGACGGCCGCGCCGGCACGATCACGATCTCGGCGCGGCCGCGCGGGACCGACGACATCGAGATCATCTTCGCCGATGACGGTGCCGGCATGACCCCTGACGTGCAGCGCCAGGCCTTTGACCCATTCTTTACCACCCGGCGCAATGAAGGTGGTACGGGACTCGGGCTTCATATCGTCTATAACCTTGTCACCCAGCAGCTCGGCGGGCGCATGATGCTGGAATCCAAGCTGGGACAAGGCACTACTTTTCGCATTATCATGCCCCGGGTCGCCAAGGGCGGCGCGCAAAGCACAGAGACTGACGGGACTTCTCAATGGCCGAACAGGACGATGTCCTCCACCTGA
- a CDS encoding response regulator yields MTQSQHIMIVDDEAPAREMVGDYLKMHGFTVTLCDGGKSLRTAIDGSMPDLVVLDLNMPEEDGLSIIRDLKSRINVPVIMLTATASPIDRVVGLELGADDYVAKPCELRELMARIRSVLRRSAPVKAVETTPAKSDKDQLVRFGTKWLDLEAQALRDDEGNEHPLTASEFGLLKVFAANPKRVLSRERLLELANARDAEAFDRAVDLRIMRIRRKIEPDPTKPAVIRTIRGGGYLFSPAGEKA; encoded by the coding sequence ATGACCCAAAGCCAGCACATCATGATCGTCGACGACGAGGCCCCGGCCCGGGAGATGGTCGGCGATTACCTCAAGATGCACGGCTTCACCGTGACGCTGTGCGACGGCGGCAAGAGCTTGCGCACCGCGATCGACGGCAGCATGCCCGATCTCGTCGTGCTCGACCTCAACATGCCCGAGGAAGACGGCCTCTCGATCATCCGCGACCTCAAGAGCCGCATCAACGTGCCCGTGATCATGCTGACGGCGACCGCGAGCCCGATCGACCGCGTCGTCGGTCTCGAGCTCGGCGCCGACGATTACGTGGCAAAGCCCTGCGAGCTGCGCGAGCTGATGGCGCGCATCCGCTCGGTGTTGCGGCGGAGCGCACCGGTGAAGGCGGTCGAGACTACGCCCGCCAAATCGGACAAGGATCAATTGGTGCGCTTCGGCACCAAATGGCTCGACCTCGAAGCGCAGGCCTTGCGCGACGACGAAGGCAACGAGCATCCGCTCACCGCGTCCGAGTTCGGGCTGCTGAAGGTGTTTGCGGCCAATCCGAAGCGCGTGCTGTCGCGCGAGCGCCTGCTCGAACTGGCCAATGCGCGCGACGCCGAAGCCTTCGACCGCGCCGTGGATCTGCGCATCATGCGCATCCGCCGCAAGATCGAGCCCGACCCGACCAAGCCGGCCGTGATCCGCACCATCCGCGGCGGCGGCTATCTGTTCTCGCCCGCGGGCGAGAAGGCGTAG
- a CDS encoding sigma-70 family RNA polymerase sigma factor, whose protein sequence is MPNVIAINAQASQSIIAAQATSDEMLLESIADGNRTSMHILYCRHNVRVYRFILRIVRDATTAEDLVSQVFLDVWRTAGQFQGRSQVSTWLLSIARFKALTAMRQRRFEDIDQDDVRQIPDDAETPETSLDRSDTSAILRACVQKLSPAHREIINLVYYHEKSVEEVGQIIGIPQSTVKTRMFYARKQLADLLKGAGVDRFAA, encoded by the coding sequence ATGCCGAACGTCATCGCCATCAACGCCCAAGCCAGCCAGAGCATCATTGCGGCGCAGGCGACCTCGGACGAGATGCTTCTGGAAAGCATTGCCGACGGCAACCGGACTTCGATGCACATCCTCTATTGCCGGCACAATGTGCGGGTTTATCGCTTCATCCTGCGCATCGTGCGTGACGCGACCACTGCGGAAGACCTGGTCAGCCAGGTGTTCCTCGACGTGTGGCGCACCGCAGGCCAATTCCAGGGCCGCTCGCAGGTTTCGACCTGGCTGCTCTCGATCGCGCGCTTCAAAGCGCTGACCGCGATGCGCCAGCGCCGCTTCGAGGACATCGACCAGGACGACGTGCGCCAGATTCCTGACGACGCCGAGACGCCCGAGACCTCGCTCGACCGCAGCGACACCAGCGCCATCCTGCGCGCCTGCGTGCAAAAGCTGTCGCCCGCGCATCGCGAGATCATCAACCTCGTCTACTACCATGAGAAGTCGGTGGAGGAGGTCGGTCAGATCATCGGCATCCCGCAGAGCACGGTGAAGACCCGGATGTTCTATGCCCGCAAGCAGCTGGCCGATTTGCTTAAGGGCGCCGGCGTCGACCGTTTCGCCGCCTAG
- a CDS encoding TRAP transporter substrate-binding protein, with the protein MPVLNRAELSRTGVIFVALLLAVCATGAAAREFRAADTQAEDYPTVQALRYMGALIAERTGGRHEVKVFHSRQLGEEKETIEQTRVGAIDLNRTNVALIGNFVPAMNVLAMPFLFRSIEHMQKVLDGPIGSEILGSFEPYGFVGLAFYDSGARSIYNGVRPIRGVADLRGLRIRVQQSELMSEMIRSLGAEPVEMPYGQVLTGLANHLIDGAENNWPSFVTTDHYKHAGHLALTEHTMSPEVLVISLKAWKSLSADDQQIFREAAARSGRFMREKWHDLEEQSQHKAEAAGITVARDIDRKPFEDAMAAIYAKAGRDPAAAALIERIRKVE; encoded by the coding sequence GTGCCAGTGCTGAACCGTGCCGAACTCTCGCGGACCGGGGTGATCTTCGTCGCGCTTCTGCTCGCGGTCTGCGCGACGGGCGCTGCTGCGCGCGAATTCCGCGCCGCCGACACCCAGGCCGAGGATTACCCGACCGTCCAGGCGCTCCGCTACATGGGCGCGCTGATCGCCGAGCGCACCGGCGGCCGGCACGAGGTCAAGGTGTTCCATTCCCGTCAGCTCGGCGAAGAGAAGGAGACCATCGAGCAGACCAGGGTCGGCGCGATCGACCTCAACCGGACCAATGTGGCGCTGATCGGCAACTTCGTCCCGGCGATGAACGTGCTCGCCATGCCGTTCCTGTTCCGGTCCATCGAGCACATGCAGAAGGTGCTGGACGGGCCGATCGGCAGCGAGATCCTCGGCAGTTTCGAGCCCTACGGCTTCGTCGGACTCGCCTTCTACGATTCCGGCGCGCGGTCGATCTACAACGGCGTCCGTCCGATCAGAGGCGTCGCCGACCTCAGGGGATTGCGGATCCGGGTGCAGCAGTCGGAGTTGATGAGCGAGATGATTCGCTCGCTCGGCGCCGAGCCGGTCGAGATGCCCTATGGGCAGGTGCTCACCGGGCTTGCCAACCATCTGATCGACGGCGCCGAAAACAACTGGCCATCTTTCGTGACGACAGACCATTACAAACATGCCGGCCACCTCGCGCTCACCGAACACACGATGAGCCCGGAAGTGCTGGTGATCTCGCTGAAGGCCTGGAAAAGCCTGTCGGCCGACGACCAACAGATCTTCCGCGAGGCCGCGGCTCGCTCCGGCCGGTTCATGCGCGAGAAGTGGCACGACCTCGAGGAGCAGTCGCAGCACAAGGCTGAAGCCGCCGGCATCACCGTCGCCAGGGATATCGACCGCAAGCCGTTCGAGGACGCGATGGCTGCGATCTATGCCAAGGCGGGGCGCGATCCCGCCGCGGCCGCGCTGATCGAACGCATTCGCAAGGTGGAGTGA